A genomic region of Oncorhynchus mykiss isolate Arlee chromosome 2, USDA_OmykA_1.1, whole genome shotgun sequence contains the following coding sequences:
- the commd9 gene encoding COMM domain-containing protein 9 isoform X2, with the protein MAAISDEYFSSLQILLKAPSKDAVRQLCADSFPSGAPESWRLAESTAGTLSVSAIEAKELIAALHTLSHHILFHNLTAPEQILVLFPKSFHPSLKILITKIMLEHSPTWRNEALSNQISLPHLVEMDWRVDMKTASDSVSRMAVPTCLVHMKVEDSSCLRGSGALSSVTVELSKETLDTMLDGLGRIRDQLSVVAGK; encoded by the exons ATGGCTGCCATTTCAGATGAATATTTTTCTTCCTTGCAAATTCTTTTAAAG GCTCCATCGAAGGATGCGGTGCGGCAGCTATGTGCTGACAGTTTCCCTTCTGGAGCCCCTGAGTCATGGCGACTCGCGGAAAGTACAGCAGGGACCCTGTCTGTATCTGCCATCGAGGCAAAGGAG CTTATTGCAGCCCTGCACACCCTTTCTCACCACATCCTGTTCCATAACCTGACAGCGCCCGAGCAGATCCTTGTACTATTCCCCAAGTCATTCCACCCCAGCCTCAAGATCCTCATTACCAAGATTATGCTTGAGCACAG cccCACATGGAGAAATGAGGCTCTGTCTAATCAAA TTTCGCTGCCCCATCTAGTGGAGATGGACTGGAGAGTCGACATGAAGACTGCATCTGACTCGGTCAGTCGCATGGCTGTGCCCACCTGCCTGGTGCACATGAAG GTGGAGGACTCCAGCTGTCTAAGGGGCAGTGGCGCTCTCTCATCGGTCACGGTGGAGTTGAGCAAGGAAACTCTGGACACCATGCTGGACGGCCTGGGCCGGATCCGTGACCAATTGTCAGTGGTGGCCGGAAAATGA
- the commd9 gene encoding COMM domain-containing protein 9 isoform X1, which yields MSTHYHEWEKAPSKDAVRQLCADSFPSGAPESWRLAESTAGTLSVSAIEAKELIAALHTLSHHILFHNLTAPEQILVLFPKSFHPSLKILITKIMLEHSPTWRNEALSNQISLPHLVEMDWRVDMKTASDSVSRMAVPTCLVHMKVEDSSCLRGSGALSSVTVELSKETLDTMLDGLGRIRDQLSVVAGK from the exons ATGTCGACTCACTACCATGAATGGGAGAAGGCTCCATCGAAGGATGCGGTGCGGCAGCTATGTGCTGACAGTTTCCCTTCTGGAGCCCCTGAGTCATGGCGACTCGCGGAAAGTACAGCAGGGACCCTGTCTGTATCTGCCATCGAGGCAAAGGAG CTTATTGCAGCCCTGCACACCCTTTCTCACCACATCCTGTTCCATAACCTGACAGCGCCCGAGCAGATCCTTGTACTATTCCCCAAGTCATTCCACCCCAGCCTCAAGATCCTCATTACCAAGATTATGCTTGAGCACAG cccCACATGGAGAAATGAGGCTCTGTCTAATCAAA TTTCGCTGCCCCATCTAGTGGAGATGGACTGGAGAGTCGACATGAAGACTGCATCTGACTCGGTCAGTCGCATGGCTGTGCCCACCTGCCTGGTGCACATGAAG GTGGAGGACTCCAGCTGTCTAAGGGGCAGTGGCGCTCTCTCATCGGTCACGGTGGAGTTGAGCAAGGAAACTCTGGACACCATGCTGGACGGCCTGGGCCGGATCCGTGACCAATTGTCAGTGGTGGCCGGAAAATGA